Proteins from a single region of Gossypium arboreum isolate Shixiya-1 chromosome 1, ASM2569848v2, whole genome shotgun sequence:
- the LOC108482190 gene encoding NEP1-interacting protein-like 1 codes for MLMEWFSCITEVPFRCGDWVFAAMKHLPIGFFISVFKRTFFAASTCTFALGGSMVGTVVGAMKGQTTETGFLRGAGIGAVAGAITAVQLLESLVDGESLSKVALLVSLVNGKVFIEWVSPAVLKAYQWQVSINSVEPTYREISDIYDVNGAKGLSRHCIQRLPLHQFRSSDDIIIKSMEEPCCSICLQGLKEGEMGRNLPRCGHSFHLNCIDEWLSRQGTCPMCREHVLNDASHQL; via the exons ATGTTAATGGAGTGGTTTTCATGCATAACTGAGGTGCCATTTAGGTGTGGAGACTGGGTTTTTGCTGCAATGAAACATCTTCCAATTGGCTTCTTCATTAGTGTGTTCAAAAGAACCTTCTTTGCTGCTTCCACCTGCACTTTTGCATTAG GAGGATCTATGGTGGGAACAGTAGTTGGAGCAATGAAAGGACAAACAACAGAAACTGGGTTTTTGAGAGGAGCTGGAATTGGTGCAGTTGCAGGTGCAATCACAGCCGTTCAGTTACTGGAATCATTGGTGGATGGGGAGTCATTATCAAAG GTAGCTTTATTAGTTAGCTTAGTAAATGGGAAGGTGTTCATTGAATGGGTGAGTCCAGCAGTGTTGAAAGCTTACCAATGGCAAGTAAGTATTAACTCAGTTGAACCAACATATAGAGAAATCTCAGACATTTATGATGTAAATGGAGCAAAAGGCTTGTCCAGACATTGCATTCAAAGGCTTCCACTACATCAGTTTCGTTCCAGTGATGACATCATCATCAAATCAATGGAGGAACCTTGTTGTTCAATTTGCTTACAG GGTTTAAAGGAAGGAGAAATGGGCAGAAATCTGCCAAGATGTGGCCATAGCTTCCACTTGAACTGCATAGATGAATGGCTAAGCCGACAAGGGACTTGTCCCATGTGTAGAGAACATGTTCTTAATGATGCTTCTCACCAATtgtaa